In Klebsiella aerogenes, the DNA window TGACTCCCGCGGCGGCGCCGGGAACGCGTCATCCCCTTCTTGCAGCCCCAGCACGATCACATAGTCAGCTTGTTGACCCTTACTGGCATGGATGGTCATAAAATCGATCTGCAGATGCGGCCAGCGCGTCGCAGCTTTTTCCAGCGCAGCAGGTTTAAGGTGATGGTAACGCGCCAACAGCAAGATCCGTTGTTCCGGTTTAGCATAGCCGCTCAGCTTGTCGAGCAGATCGTCAAGCTTGTCATCCGCCAACAGCGTCACTGCTTTCTTATCGCCTGCGCTCAGGCTGTTCAGCGGTTTTGCGAGCTGATGAGGGTTTTGCTGAATGAAACCATTGGCAATCTCACCGATACGGCCGTTAAATCGATAGGTCGTATCCAGCGCGCAGCAATCCCCCTCGCCAAAATAATGATTAAACGCTGTGGTTAAAGAAAGCTGCGCGCCGCTAAAACGATAGATCGCCTGCCAGTCGTCACCAACAGCAAATAGCGTCGTCTGCGTATTTTGTCGACGCAGAGCCGCCAGCAGTTCAGCACGCTGCGGCGAGATATCCTGAAATTCATCAACCAGAATATGTTTCCATGGGCTAACGAAACGACCCTTATCCAGAATATTAACCGCCTGGTGGATAAGCCCGGAGAAATCGACGGCGTTTTCTGCTTTCAGCGCCGTTTTCCAGGCTTTCAGCAGCGGCGCCATCAGCTTCACTCGCTTACCGAAGAGATCGCGTACCTCTTCCGGCGCACCAGCGATCATCTCCGCCTGCGCGCCGCCATGCATACGCATCAGGCTTACCCAGCGGTCAAGACGGCTGGCCAGCCGACGTAGCAGTACCCGGTCCTGCCAAAAATCGCCGTTGTCGATCTGCCATCCCATCTCATCCATCAGCCACTGGCGCCAGCCTTTAGCCTGCGCTTTTTTCTCCTGGCACTGCTGTTGCCAGGCTTTCAACAGTAATTTCTGCCGGGCGGCAGTGTCGTTTTCCAATTGGCTGATAGTCGGTACCTTCTTACTGCCCTGCTGGATGATATGCAGCGCCAACGAATGGAAAGTTCTCGCGGTAATTTCATCCGTTCCCAATCGTTCCTGAATACGTTCGTCCATCTCCTGCGCGGCCTGACGACCAAACGCCAGCAGCAGGATCTGATCGGCTGCCGCCTCGCCGCGGTTTAATAACCAACCGGCCCGGGCAACCAGTACCGACGTTTTACCGCTACCCGCGCCAGCAAGAACCAGCAGCGAGCGTTCGCCGTTGACCACAGCGCGCGCCTGAGCCGGATTAAGCGGAGAAGATTCGACCTTATCGAAAAAGCCGCGATACTGTTCGAGCATGCTTTCGGTGAACGCCTGGTTATGGGCTAAGCGGGCCTCTTCGATATCACTGAGCCAGCTTTGGCATTGGCGCCATAGTTCGCGGCAGTTATCAAATTCATCAAGACGACTGGCGGGGATCGGCAAACCGGTTAATGCGCGGCGAATTTTAGCCTGCACATCCGCAACCTGCTGGCGCGTCAGCCATTTGCCTTCGGCGCTGGAACGCGCAATTTCGCTCAGTTGTTGACGCAGCAGCTCAGCAGCAATCTCACTCATCTCTGCGCTCCATTGCTGCCAGAGGTGATTGAGATGGTGAAAGAAGTGCTGCGTCTCAGCCCATTCGGTGCCGTGCAAACGTACAACTTTGCTTTCCGGCAGCACAAATTCCAGCTCGCCCCATACCAGGCCGCGCTTACAATGGACTGACAATAACTGATTGAAAGGTAT includes these proteins:
- the helD gene encoding DNA helicase IV: MELKATTLGKRMAQHPYDRVQLLNAGVKVSGDRHEYLIPFNQLLSVHCKRGLVWGELEFVLPESKVVRLHGTEWAETQHFFHHLNHLWQQWSAEMSEIAAELLRQQLSEIARSSAEGKWLTRQQVADVQAKIRRALTGLPIPASRLDEFDNCRELWRQCQSWLSDIEEARLAHNQAFTESMLEQYRGFFDKVESSPLNPAQARAVVNGERSLLVLAGAGSGKTSVLVARAGWLLNRGEAAADQILLLAFGRQAAQEMDERIQERLGTDEITARTFHSLALHIIQQGSKKVPTISQLENDTAARQKLLLKAWQQQCQEKKAQAKGWRQWLMDEMGWQIDNGDFWQDRVLLRRLASRLDRWVSLMRMHGGAQAEMIAGAPEEVRDLFGKRVKLMAPLLKAWKTALKAENAVDFSGLIHQAVNILDKGRFVSPWKHILVDEFQDISPQRAELLAALRRQNTQTTLFAVGDDWQAIYRFSGAQLSLTTAFNHYFGEGDCCALDTTYRFNGRIGEIANGFIQQNPHQLAKPLNSLSAGDKKAVTLLADDKLDDLLDKLSGYAKPEQRILLLARYHHLKPAALEKAATRWPHLQIDFMTIHASKGQQADYVIVLGLQEGDDAFPAPPRESIMEQALLPQPEDFPDAEERRLLYVAITRARLRVWLLFNKERPSPFVEILRELDVPVVRKP